A genomic stretch from Arachis stenosperma cultivar V10309 chromosome 3, arast.V10309.gnm1.PFL2, whole genome shotgun sequence includes:
- the LOC130967908 gene encoding protein trichome birefringence-like 13 translates to MKYAMATTTREPPNAKKIPLFPLLSLLCFTSIFLILSQFRNTSSTPSTSRSSSLRTFQIHSSSCDYTDGTWIHDAPGKPRYDNTCKEIFKGWNCISANKSNAQQLATWRWKPHRCDLPQFDPLAFLENHRHVSIGFVGDSLNRNMFVSLFCTLKSVSSGQVKKWRPVGADRGFTFLSHNLTIAYHRTNLLARYGRWSANQNGGALESLGFKEGYRVDVDVPESTWAQAPSFHDILIFNTGHWWWAPSKFDPVKSPMLFFKKGQPVLPPLPPDQGLDMALEHMIAYVEERARPGAVKFFRTQSPRHFEGGDWDQGGSCQRDKPLSTEQVEEVFSVKNNGTNVEVRLVNGHLYKALKGSTFIVLDITHLSEFRADAHPAAAGGKKHDDCMHWCLPGLTDTWNDLFVTHLNSVKGRS, encoded by the exons ATGAAATATGCCATGGCCACAACTACAAGGGAACCACCCAACGCTAAGAAAAtccctctcttccctcttctctCCCTTCTCTGCTTCACCTCCATCTTCCTCATCCTCTCCCAGTTCAGGAACACTTCCTCCACCCCTTCCACCTCCCGCTCCTCTTCTCTCCGCACCTTCCAAATCCATTCTTCTTCATGCGACTACACTGATGGCACATGGATCCACGATGCGCCCGGAAAACCCAGGTATGATAACACCTGCAAGGAGATCTTTAAGGGTTGGAATTGCATCTCCGCCAACAAATCCAACGCTCAACAACTCGCCACGTGGCGCTGGAAGCCTCACCGCTGCGATCTCCCCCAGTTCGACCCACTTGCGTTCCTCGAAAACCACAGACACGTCAGCATTG GGTTTGTTGGGGACTCGTTGAATAGGAACATGTTTGTGTCGCTCTTCTGCACTCTCAAGAGCGTCTCCAGTGGGCAAGTGAAGAAGTGGCGTCCCGTTGGCGCTGACCGCGGATTCACCTTTCTCAGCCACAATCTCACCATTGCCTATCACCGGACCAATCTCCTCGCACGTTATGGTAG ATGGTCAGCAAATCAAAATGGCGGTGCCTTGGAATCTCTTGGATTTAAAGAGGGATATAGAGTTGATGTTGATGTTCCAGAAAGCACGTGGGCACAAGCTCCAAGTTTCCATGATATTCTAATTTTCAACACTGGTCACTG GTGGTGGGCCCCTTCAAAATTTGATCCCGTGAAATCACCTATGCTATTTTTCAAGAAGGGTCAGCCAGTACTCCCTCCTTTACCTCCTGATCAAGGCCTGGATATGGCTTTGGAGCACATG ATCGCATATGTCGAGGAGAGGGCACGACCAGGTGCGGTCAAATTTTTCCGCACTCAATCTCCGAGACATTTTGAAGGGGGAGATTGGGATCAGGGTGGTAGCTGCCAAAGGGATAAACCATTATCAACAGAGCAG GTAGAAGAAGTCTTCTCTGTGAAGAATAATGGGACAAACGTGGAGGTTAGATTGGTCAATGGACACCTCTATAAGGCTCTCAAGGGATCTACATTCATTGTTTTAGACATCACTCACTTGAGTGAGTTCAGGGCTGATGCCCACCCAGCCGCGGCTGGAGGGAAAAAACACGACGATTGCATGCACTGGTGCTTACCAGGACTCACAGATACTTGGAATGACTTGTTCGTAACACATCTGAATAGTGTCAAGGGTAGAAGTTGA
- the LOC130970266 gene encoding branched-chain-amino-acid aminotransferase 6-like yields MAPPSVLENCLEDSNSETYPDINWEDIGFSLVPTDYMYVMKCAKGEKFSHGNLIRYGTFEVSPAAGILNYGQGIFEGLKAYRTEEGSILLFRPEENALRMKAGADRLCMTSPSVEQFINAVKDTVLANKRWVPPAGRGTLYLRPLLMGTGAALGVGPSTEYTFLIYCSPVSNYHKGPLNFKVEEKLYRAISGFSGTGGIKSVTNYAPVYPATTEAKAEGFSDVLFLDAATGKHIEEGSACNLFVVKGNAICTPTIDGAILPGITRKSVIAIALDLGYQVTERGVTVEEMLVADELFCTGTAVVVNNIASVTYKNTKIEYKTGAETVAQKLRKTLLGIQTGTIEDRKGWTVRVL; encoded by the exons ATGGCTCCCCCTTCAGTTTTGGAGAACTGCTTAGAGGATTCAAACAG TGAAACTTACCCTGACATCAATTGGGAGGACATTGGATTTAGTCTAGTTCCCACTGATTACATGTATGTAATGAAATGTGCAAAGGGTGAAAAGTTTTCACATGGAAACCTCATTCGTTATGGAACCTTTGAGGTCAGCCCTGCTGCTGGCATCTTAAATTATGGACAG GGGATCTTTGAGGGGCTAAAGGCATATAGAACCGAAGAAGGGTCTATACTTCTGTTTAGGCCAGAGGAGAATGCCCTGCGCATGAAGGCTGGTGCTGACAGATTGTGTATGACTTCCCCATCCGTTGAGCAGTTTATTAATGCTGTCAAGGACACAGTCCTTGCCAACAAACGCTGG GTGCCTCCAGCAGGGAGAGGAACACTGTACCTTAGGCCATTGCTGATGGGAACAGGTGCTGCCTTAGGCGTGGGACCTTCAACTGAGTACACTTTTCTTATTTACTGTTCTCCTGTTAGCAACTATCACAAG GGTCCTCTAAACTTCAAAGTGGAGGAGAAACTCTATCGAGCAATATCTGGCTTCTCTGGAACTGGAGGGATTAAGAGTGTCACAAACTATGCCCCG GTTTATCCAGCAACCACTGAAGCAAAGGCAGAAGGGTTCTCCGATGTCTTATTCTTGGATGCAGCAACTGGAAAACATATAGAGGAAGGTTCTGCATGCAATTTGTTTGTAGTTAAG GGAAATGCTATCTGCACTCCCACAATAGATGGAGCCATTCTGCCTGGGATCACTAGAAAATCTGTCATTGCCATTGCCCTTGATTTGGGTTACCag GTAACGGAACGCGGCGTAACAGTGGAGGAAATGCTGGTTGCTGATGAATTGTTCTGCACTGGAACTGCAGTGGTTGTGAACAATATTGCATCTGTGACATATAAGAATACAAA AATTGAATACAAGACAGGAGCAGAGACAGTGGCTCAGAAGCTGCGCAAAACTCTGCTTGGGATTCAAACTGGAACCATTGAGGACAGAAAAGGCTGGACAGTCCGTGTACTTTAG